In Flammeovirgaceae bacterium 311, one DNA window encodes the following:
- a CDS encoding oxidoreductase domain-containing protein (COG0673 Predicted dehydrogenases and related proteins): MVISDNSRRDFIKKAVTGTAALSLASVLPAFSAKSYSSIIGSNERINVGVMGVNGRGRALAKNFASQSNCEVTFISDVDSRATEKCMASLAEIQKRKPKAEPDFRKALESKNMDALVVATPDHWHAPAAILASKAGKHVYLEKPCSHNPNEGELLIAAVNKYNNVIQMGNQRRSWSKIIEAIDQLKSGVIGRPYFAKGWYTNNRGSMGIGKVVAVPAWLDYELWQGPAPRMPYKDNVIHYNWHWIWNWGTGEALNNGTHMVDLMRWGLGVEYPTRVTSAGGRYRYQDDWETPDTQVITLEFPNKTSMTWEGRSCNGRTIEGTGAGVMFYGETGSMLLDGENSYKIYDLKNNVVKEVASETVVDGHDLRDPSQALDAIHIQNFFNAINKGARLNADIVGGHQSTLLCQLGNIALRSGGVLNIDPSNGHIIGNAEAQKLWGRAYEPGWEPKV, from the coding sequence ATGGTAATCAGCGATAATTCACGCAGAGATTTTATAAAAAAGGCAGTGACTGGTACTGCAGCACTTTCTTTAGCAAGTGTTTTACCTGCTTTCAGCGCCAAAAGCTACTCCAGCATTATTGGATCGAACGAAAGGATCAATGTAGGTGTGATGGGGGTAAACGGCAGGGGGCGTGCGCTCGCTAAAAACTTTGCGTCACAGTCAAATTGCGAAGTCACCTTTATTTCTGATGTAGACTCACGGGCTACTGAAAAATGCATGGCAAGTTTGGCCGAAATTCAGAAAAGAAAGCCTAAGGCAGAGCCAGATTTCAGGAAGGCCCTGGAAAGTAAAAACATGGATGCCTTAGTGGTTGCTACACCAGACCACTGGCACGCCCCAGCCGCTATTCTGGCATCCAAGGCAGGAAAACATGTATATCTTGAAAAGCCCTGCAGCCATAACCCTAACGAAGGTGAGCTGCTGATTGCAGCGGTAAACAAATATAACAATGTAATCCAGATGGGGAACCAGCGCCGTTCCTGGTCTAAAATCATAGAGGCCATTGATCAATTGAAAAGTGGCGTGATTGGCAGGCCCTATTTTGCAAAAGGCTGGTACACGAACAATCGCGGATCAATGGGAATAGGCAAGGTGGTAGCGGTGCCTGCATGGCTTGATTATGAGCTATGGCAGGGCCCGGCGCCAAGGATGCCCTACAAGGATAATGTGATCCATTATAACTGGCACTGGATATGGAACTGGGGAACCGGGGAAGCGCTGAATAATGGAACCCACATGGTTGACTTGATGCGTTGGGGATTAGGGGTGGAGTATCCTACCCGTGTAACGTCGGCAGGAGGCCGTTACCGTTATCAGGATGATTGGGAAACACCCGATACTCAGGTTATAACGCTTGAGTTTCCCAATAAGACCAGCATGACATGGGAGGGGCGTAGCTGTAACGGAAGAACAATTGAAGGAACAGGCGCCGGGGTAATGTTTTATGGAGAGACAGGTTCTATGTTACTGGATGGCGAAAACTCTTATAAAATTTACGACCTGAAGAATAATGTTGTTAAAGAGGTGGCAAGTGAAACTGTGGTTGACGGACATGACTTAAGAGATCCATCACAGGCATTGGATGCCATTCACATCCAGAATTTCTTCAATGCTATAAATAAGGGAGCAAGGTTAAATGCAGATATAGTAGGAGGCCACCAAAGCACATTGCTTTGTCAGCTTGGAAATATAGCCCTGCGCTCGGGAGGTGTCTTGAACATTGATCCTTCTAACGGGCATATCATCGGTAATGCAGAAGCCCAGAAGCTATGGGGTAGAGCATATGAGCCGGGCTGGGAGCCTAAAGTATAG
- a CDS encoding oxidoreductase domain-containing protein (COG0673 Predicted dehydrogenases and related proteins) — MKSNRFSRRHFLLTGAAAASGLAAFGLSASPAMDFVAARTDTLRIGIIGTGGRGEGIAMLLKEIPDVALVACCDLIPERLQKVMKHAARGAKAFIDYRKLLEEKNIDAVVVATPLHLHHQMGVDALEAGKHVYMEKTMTYDIPQSIDLVRRVRNSGLVFHVGHQYRSFPFYHKVYEAVTKGWCGEITHIESQYNRNSSWRRGVSDPAMERLINWRLYREYSGGLMAELCSHQIDIANWILGSPPTKVTGFGGIDYWKDGRDIFDNVRTLYEYPNGVKSSVTSILTNAYQGVSMRILGTKATLEIQDDQALLIPEHTKVEHGTVDGFTGATKKSWAPGEATPIAVASEEGPKDSPTYYAFVEFFDCIRNNKQPASNVETGNTTAIAVHMGNMAMRNEKVQYWKPEYSL, encoded by the coding sequence ATGAAGAGCAATAGATTCTCTCGCAGGCACTTTCTTTTAACAGGCGCCGCTGCGGCTTCGGGCCTGGCGGCTTTCGGTTTATCAGCCAGTCCGGCAATGGATTTTGTGGCTGCCAGGACAGACACGCTGCGTATTGGCATTATTGGTACAGGGGGGAGGGGCGAGGGCATAGCCATGCTCCTGAAGGAAATACCAGACGTAGCGCTGGTTGCCTGCTGCGATCTGATACCGGAGCGACTGCAGAAAGTAATGAAACATGCAGCCAGAGGTGCCAAAGCATTTATAGACTACAGAAAGCTGCTGGAAGAAAAAAACATTGATGCAGTGGTTGTTGCCACACCCCTTCACCTGCACCATCAGATGGGAGTTGATGCACTGGAGGCAGGTAAGCATGTATACATGGAAAAAACAATGACCTACGATATTCCCCAGTCGATTGATCTGGTTCGGAGGGTCAGGAATTCGGGGCTTGTTTTTCATGTAGGCCATCAATACCGCTCCTTTCCCTTTTATCATAAAGTTTACGAGGCCGTTACAAAAGGCTGGTGTGGCGAGATCACCCATATTGAAAGCCAGTACAACCGTAACAGCAGCTGGCGCAGAGGCGTATCCGACCCTGCAATGGAGCGCTTGATCAACTGGAGGCTGTACCGGGAATACTCAGGTGGTTTGATGGCAGAACTTTGCTCCCACCAGATAGACATTGCAAACTGGATTCTTGGCAGTCCGCCTACGAAAGTTACGGGGTTTGGCGGGATTGATTACTGGAAAGATGGCCGGGATATTTTCGATAATGTCCGTACCCTGTACGAATATCCCAATGGCGTGAAGTCAAGTGTTACTTCGATATTAACAAACGCTTATCAGGGGGTTTCGATGCGCATACTGGGTACTAAAGCTACCCTTGAAATACAGGATGATCAGGCACTGCTTATTCCTGAACATACTAAGGTTGAGCATGGCACGGTAGATGGATTTACCGGGGCAACGAAAAAGTCGTGGGCTCCGGGAGAAGCAACCCCTATTGCTGTGGCAAGTGAGGAAGGTCCGAAAGATTCTCCTACCTATTATGCATTTGTGGAATTCTTCGACTGCATCAGAAATAATAAACAGCCTGCTTCTAATGTAGAAACAGGTAATACTACTGCTATTGCAGTTCATATGGGCAATATGGCAATGCGAAATGAAAAAGTACAATACTGGAAGCCTGAATATTCTCTGTAG
- a CDS encoding fucose permease (COG0477 Permeases of the major facilitator superfamily), whose product MKNTSTLAGTAEEAPDKKLFWACFVALVTTSFGFILRALTLPQWGEEFNLTNTQIGEIAGVGLWPFAISIVLFSLIIDRIGYKNAMIFAFVCHLASAVLTFFATGYWSLYIATFIVALGNGTVEAVVNPVVATMFPRDKTKWLNMLHAGWPAGLVLGGIMALLMGAETSWKLKMILILLPTIAYGVMMFPRRFPINERVKAGVSYLDMLKEVGIGGALVVSALIVFQVGSIFEWSFLTNIIITLALVSIFGFYVRSFGQPIFIILILLMIPLATTELGTDSWISELMAPEMRNIGIQAGWILVYTSAIMAVLRLFAGSIIHRISPLGLLAVCSAVAGAGLLLLSVSTGVMVLVAATIFGLGKTFFWPTMLGVVAERFPKGGALTLNITGGVGMIAAGVVGAVILGFVQDKTIDTKLATYDVENQTTLHTSFATEEKTSIFGDYRAVDLVKVAGADEEIQFTIQSISELAKKEALQTIAIFPAFMLVVYLLLILYFKSKGGYKVVVLKEGAIQQQEESRKNLLDEDPAVVA is encoded by the coding sequence ATGAAAAACACAAGCACTTTAGCAGGCACCGCAGAGGAAGCCCCTGATAAAAAATTATTCTGGGCCTGCTTTGTGGCCCTGGTGACTACTTCTTTTGGCTTTATTCTGCGCGCACTCACCCTGCCGCAATGGGGTGAAGAGTTTAACCTCACCAACACTCAGATTGGCGAGATTGCAGGTGTGGGGCTCTGGCCTTTTGCCATCAGCATTGTGCTCTTCAGCCTTATCATTGACCGCATAGGCTATAAGAATGCCATGATCTTTGCCTTTGTCTGCCACCTTGCCTCGGCAGTACTCACCTTCTTTGCCACCGGTTACTGGTCACTCTACATTGCCACCTTTATTGTGGCCCTGGGCAATGGTACGGTTGAGGCAGTGGTGAACCCGGTGGTGGCTACCATGTTTCCCCGGGATAAAACCAAGTGGCTGAACATGCTGCATGCAGGCTGGCCGGCAGGCCTGGTATTAGGAGGTATTATGGCGCTGCTGATGGGTGCCGAAACCAGCTGGAAACTGAAAATGATCCTCATCCTGCTGCCCACCATTGCCTATGGTGTGATGATGTTTCCACGGCGCTTCCCTATTAACGAGCGGGTAAAAGCAGGTGTCTCTTACCTGGATATGCTCAAGGAAGTAGGCATAGGTGGTGCCCTGGTGGTATCGGCACTCATTGTATTTCAGGTAGGCTCTATCTTTGAATGGAGCTTTCTGACCAACATCATCATTACCCTGGCCCTTGTTTCTATCTTTGGCTTCTATGTACGCAGCTTCGGGCAGCCCATCTTTATCATCCTGATTTTGCTGATGATTCCCCTGGCTACCACAGAGCTGGGCACCGATAGCTGGATCTCTGAACTGATGGCTCCGGAGATGCGCAACATCGGCATACAGGCGGGCTGGATCCTGGTCTATACCTCTGCGATCATGGCCGTGCTGCGCCTTTTTGCAGGATCTATCATTCACAGAATATCTCCGCTGGGCCTGCTGGCAGTCTGTTCTGCAGTTGCCGGGGCAGGGCTGCTGCTCTTATCGGTATCTACCGGGGTAATGGTGCTGGTAGCTGCCACTATTTTCGGGCTGGGTAAAACCTTCTTCTGGCCCACCATGCTGGGCGTGGTAGCAGAGCGCTTTCCCAAAGGAGGTGCCTTAACGCTAAATATCACCGGAGGTGTGGGCATGATAGCCGCAGGTGTGGTAGGCGCTGTGATCCTGGGCTTTGTGCAGGACAAAACCATAGACACTAAGCTGGCCACCTATGATGTGGAAAACCAGACCACCCTGCATACCAGCTTTGCTACAGAAGAGAAGACCAGCATATTTGGTGATTACCGTGCTGTAGACCTGGTGAAAGTTGCCGGGGCAGATGAGGAGATACAGTTCACCATTCAGTCTATTTCAGAGCTGGCCAAGAAGGAAGCCCTGCAGACCATTGCCATTTTTCCTGCCTTTATGCTGGTGGTGTACCTGTTGCTGATCCTGTATTTCAAATCTAAAGGTGGATATAAGGTGGTGGTGCTGAAGGAGGGTGCTATCCAGCAGCAGGAGGAGTCCCGAAAAAACTTACTCGACGAAGATCCTGCTGTAGTGGCGTAG
- a CDS encoding hypothetical protein (COG0673 Predicted dehydrogenases and related proteins), which yields MEENISGFTGAGKEVKLMVLNPGHFHAALVQKSVYPQVDSVVHVYAPEGPELEAYLTAIDSYNARAAAPTNWNLKIYKGPDHLQKMLDERAGNVMVVAGNNQKKTEYIKAAVDAGIHVLADKPMAIDTEGFELLKASFASAEKNNVLLYDIMTERFEISTLLQKEFSMLPRVFGKLEKGSPENPAVTKESVHHFYKNVSGRPLVRPGWFFDVAQQGNGIVDVTTHLVDLVQWECFPAQIINYRDDIEMISARRWTTELTPAQFGKVTGLTTYPGYLEKDVASDNTLKVFSNGEINYKIKDVHARISVIWNFEAPEGNGDTHYSIMRGSKANLIIRQGKEEHFQPELYIEAVDGADLTAFGADLQQSLAKLQQKYPGIQVRKESQENQWKVVIPQNYRNGHEAHFKEVAKQYLEYLAAGELPEWEVPNMLSKYYVTTRALEMASLQANPAKAGIE from the coding sequence ATGGAGGAAAATATATCCGGCTTTACCGGGGCCGGTAAAGAAGTTAAACTGATGGTTCTTAACCCCGGCCACTTTCATGCTGCTTTGGTGCAAAAATCGGTGTATCCTCAGGTAGATTCGGTAGTGCATGTGTATGCACCCGAAGGTCCGGAGCTGGAAGCATACCTTACTGCTATTGATAGTTACAACGCAAGGGCTGCAGCACCAACAAACTGGAACCTGAAGATCTATAAAGGTCCTGACCATCTGCAAAAAATGCTCGATGAAAGAGCGGGAAATGTGATGGTGGTTGCAGGGAATAATCAGAAAAAAACAGAATACATAAAAGCTGCTGTTGATGCAGGTATTCATGTGCTGGCCGATAAACCAATGGCCATAGACACCGAAGGTTTTGAGCTGTTGAAAGCATCATTTGCTTCAGCAGAAAAGAACAATGTTCTTTTATATGATATCATGACCGAGCGTTTTGAAATTTCCACCCTGCTGCAGAAAGAATTTTCAATGCTGCCCCGTGTTTTTGGTAAACTTGAAAAAGGAAGTCCGGAGAACCCGGCAGTAACAAAGGAGAGTGTGCATCATTTTTATAAGAATGTGTCTGGCAGGCCACTGGTAAGACCAGGCTGGTTTTTTGATGTAGCACAGCAGGGAAATGGCATTGTAGATGTAACGACCCACCTTGTAGATCTTGTTCAGTGGGAATGCTTTCCTGCCCAGATCATTAATTACAGAGATGATATTGAAATGATCAGCGCCCGGCGCTGGACCACCGAATTAACACCTGCCCAGTTTGGGAAAGTTACCGGGTTAACTACCTATCCCGGCTATCTGGAAAAGGATGTTGCCAGCGACAATACCCTTAAGGTGTTCAGCAATGGGGAAATTAATTATAAAATTAAGGATGTTCATGCCAGAATTTCTGTGATCTGGAATTTTGAAGCTCCGGAAGGAAACGGAGACACACATTATTCTATCATGAGGGGCTCCAAAGCCAATCTAATAATCCGCCAGGGAAAGGAAGAGCATTTTCAGCCTGAATTATACATAGAAGCAGTGGATGGCGCTGACCTGACTGCTTTTGGAGCAGACCTGCAACAAAGCCTGGCAAAGCTTCAGCAGAAATATCCAGGCATTCAGGTGAGGAAGGAAAGCCAGGAAAACCAGTGGAAGGTTGTTATTCCCCAAAATTACAGAAACGGACATGAAGCCCATTTCAAAGAGGTTGCTAAACAATACCTGGAGTATTTGGCAGCAGGGGAATTACCTGAATGGGAAGTGCCCAATATGCTAAGCAAGTATTATGTTACCACCAGGGCATTGGAAATGGCCAGTCTGCAAGCTAATCCCGCTAAAGCAGGGATAGAGTAG